From the Verrucomicrobiota bacterium genome, the window GAAGGCAGGCGCACGTGGGTACGACCGCGAACGCTGCACAGCTTCCTTCTGCGGATTCCTCCCAGCCGACGCGCCGGAAGTGTGCATTCTGGTGGTCCTCGATGAACCGAAGCCGGTGCACGCCGGCGGCAGAACATCAGGGCCGACCTTTCGAAACATCGCGGCGCGGATCGCGAACAACCTGCAGATCCCGGACACTGGATCACGGCTGGCTGCGGCACGGCCCGCGCTGGCTCGCTGACGAACGGACACATGGATTCTATGACTCGCTTCTTCGTTCTCTCTCCCACTCACGAAACCGTGACGCAATCTGTGGACGAGCACGGAGGTGCAGTTGCTTCGAGTCATGTCGCTGCGGATGGAAGGCCGCCGCCGCAACAGGCGATCCCGTTGACCTATGCGACCGAGGAATTTTCCTGCGCAGTTCGATTGCATTCCAACCCGTTCGCAAGCCATGGAATTGCTGGCCCGACCTCCAATTTGCTGATGAGACCCTGGGATGGACTACACGACGAAGGTTCGTAGTCCCGCCTTTAGGCGGCCCGGACCGGCTGAAGCCGGGACTACGAACACCGTGCCGTCGCCTTTCCTACGGTCACAACCATAAGTGCTGCAGGCTAAGATGATCCTGAGGAAACAAAGCCCGATAAATTCGCCCTTGCTGGGGTTGGTCGCCAGCGTGGGCGGGCTTTTGATTCTCGGACTTCTAATGCTCTGCAGTTGCTGTCTGGGGGTTCTCAACTCGGCCTTCTTTTTCAAGCAACTGCTCTGGGTGGTCGTCGGATTGGGCGCCTGCGCCCTCGTAGCCAACACGGACTATCGCCGACTGGATAAACAAGCTGTGGCCTGGGGGCTGATCATGATCATCGTAGTCTGTCTTGTGCTGGTTCTGATACCTGGTTTGGGCCGCAAGACCAATGGCGCCCGGCGGTGGCTGATGGGATTTCAGCCTTCGGAATTTGCCAAGCCTGCACTGGTCATTCTGCTGGCGCACTATTGCACGGCGCATTTGCACGGGATGCGTGAGCGCGGCGTCGGTTTCTTATTGCCCATGGCGATCATAGGCTTGGTTTCAAGTCTCATCTTTCTCCAACCCGATTGGGGAACAGCAGGCCTGATCGCGATGGTTGGCACCATGATGCTCGTGTTTGCCGGAACCCGGTTGTCCTATCTCGTCATCGGCTGGATCATGGCGTTAGAAGTGTTCTTGATCGCGCTTTGCCGCGACCCGCACCGCCTGGCGCGCGTGGTGTCATTTCTCGATCCGGAACGGAGCCAGGACTCAATCACCTGGCAGCCCTGGAACGGAATTCTTGCCCTGGGCTGCGGAGCATGGACGGGCGTTGGCTGGTTCGAGGGACATCTCAAAATGGGCTTCATCCCCGAACATCACACCGATTTCATTCTGCCCGTGATTGGGGAAGAACTTGGATTGGTTGGAACCTGGGGGGTGTTGTTTGCCTTCATTGGATTGGTGGCCTGCGGAATCCGCATTGCGTGGCGCGGTCCGGATGCGTTTGGGCAATTTCTCGCCGCCGGCCTCACATTTTCGATTGGCTGCCAGGCCTTGGTCAATATCGGTGCCGCTACGAGCAGCATCC encodes:
- a CDS encoding cell division protein FtsW; this encodes MILRKQSPINSPLLGLVASVGGLLILGLLMLCSCCLGVLNSAFFFKQLLWVVVGLGACALVANTDYRRLDKQAVAWGLIMIIVVCLVLVLIPGLGRKTNGARRWLMGFQPSEFAKPALVILLAHYCTAHLHGMRERGVGFLLPMAIIGLVSSLIFLQPDWGTAGLIAMVGTMMLVFAGTRLSYLVIGWIMALEVFLIALCRDPHRLARVVSFLDPERSQDSITWQPWNGILALGCGAWTGVGWFEGHLKMGFIPEHHTDFILPVIGEELGLVGTWGVLFAFIGLVACGIRIAWRGPDAFGQFLAAGLTFSIGCQALVNIGAATSSIPNKGMPLPFISYGGSSMISTLMSIGLLISVARALRPRRDSVECTEALP